A single window of Debaryomyces hansenii CBS767 chromosome F complete sequence DNA harbors:
- a CDS encoding DEHA2F19052p (weakly similar to uniprot|P38428 Saccharomyces cerevisiae YMR264W CUE1 Endoplasmic reticulum membrane protein that recruits the ubiquitin-conjugating enzyme Ubc7p to the ER where it functions in protein degradation), protein MDNSTIVFIAVLGVAFIFLRWLIAPIPPQLPNELNEALANSVNNSNRPNNSNNSNSATNSNANRRGRREPSDDMIEVVQTIAPQLTRGQIRMDLERSGSVEVTMERYMETGSLPFPPGESAATQSYQSDISEHSQATKKEPENLIDKYDLKSKIKGDEGEGIENIDENKWGSSKEERSSLLNKKREEMILQARKRLASQLQNEVAL, encoded by the coding sequence ATGGATAATTCAACGATTGTATTTATTGCTGTCCTAGGCGTCGCATTCATCTTTTTAAGATGGTTGATTGCTCCGATCCCACCGCAATTAcctaatgaattaaatgagGCCCTTGCAAATTCGgttaataattccaatagacctaataatagtaataattcCAACTCTGCTACCAATAGTAATGCTAATAGGagaggaagaagagaaCCTTCTGATGACATGATTGAGGTGGTTCAAACTATAGCTCCTCAATTAACAAGGGGCCAAATTAGAATGGATTTAGAAAGATCTGGTTCCGTCGAGGTAACTATGGAAAGATACATGGAGACAGGCAGTTTACCATTCCCACCTGGAGAATCTGCCGCTACCCAGAGCTACCAGTCAGATATAAGTGAACATTCGCAAGCGACAAAGAAAGAACCTGAAAATTTGATTGACAAGTATGACTTGAAGTCAAAAATTAAGGGCGACGAAGGTGAAGGAATAGAAAACATTGATGAGAATAAATGGGGTTCAAGCAAGGAGGAAAGATCATCATTGTTAAACAAAAAGAGAGAAGAAATGATTTTACAAGCCAGAAAGAGATTAGCTTCTCAATTACAAAATGAGGTCGCGTTATAA
- a CDS encoding DEHA2F19074p (some similarities with uniprot|Q04199 Saccharomyces cerevisiae YML102W CAC2 Component of the chromatin assembly complex (with Rlf2p and Msi1p) that assembles newly synthesized histones onto recently replicated DNA) — MIRSSTITVHWHDENQPVYSVDFQPNYEGIKRSSRLVTGGGDNNVRIWKLLYNTETGDNTVEYLTTLRKHTQAVNVVRFDPKGEILATAGDDGTLILWTLSDHIVKEFGAEEDDEVQESWVVKHIFRSSTSEIYDLSWSPDSRFIATGSMDNITRIYNVSTGQQVGQLAEHNHYVQGVAWDPRNEFLATQSADRSVHIYSLKKNEEKNDIQLIPTTYFKITKAELPSSKLSIYDDAQKKSMTEIDNIDELDNEPKESKPATPMSPPSIHSVQNVKSPAKQVKKTLSNDTLPAVRPISTNPKSSIGIKNSLLYHSETLQSFFRRLTFSPDGSLLLTPSGIFKTDSNSKSPNKAEGSEDITNTVYVYIRSGLNKSPICHIPGLKKPAIAISFSPIIYKVNEKSGKKPVFKLPYKMIFAIATQDSVIIYDTVNLKPLGFVSNLHYSTITDLCWNKDGQSIIVSSADGFCSNIAFDNGIFGEVHANSSDNRKFWESNSNSNSNGNGNTIVEQHETEKVDNGKVPTGKDSDKNDKKTIINMLKENEVKLQDPTSSNQSATDKQQFSIDSFRAKPIEKQDSEQLKKKRKIVPTLITK, encoded by the coding sequence ATGATAAGGTCGTCTACAATTACGGTACATTGGCATGATGAGAACCAACCAGTTTATTCGGTAGATTTTCAACCGAATTATGAGGGTATAAAAAGGTCATCTCGACTAGTTACCGGTGGTGGAGATAATAATGTCAGAATATGGAAATTACTCTATAATACGGAAACAGGAGATAATACGGTGGAATATTTAACAACATTAAGAAAACATACGCAAGCAGTAAATGTTGTGAGATTTGACCCTAAGGGTGAAATACTAGCGACGGCAGGAGATGACGGGACGTTGATACTTTGGACATTGTCAGATCATATTGTCAAGGAGTTTGGTGCAGAGGAAGATGACGAGGTTCAAGAATCATGGGTCGTTAAACATATATTTAGGTCTTCAACGTCGGAAATATATGACTTATCGTGGTCGCCCGATTCTAGGTTTATTGCAACTGGATCAATGGATAACATAACTAGAATCTATAATGTTTCGACAGGACAACAGGTTGGACAGCTAGCAGAGCATAATCATTATGTGCAAGGGGTTGCATGGGACCCACGAAATGAGTTTTTGGCCACACAGTCTGCAGACAGATCGGtacatatatattcattgaaaaaaaatgaaGAGAAGAATGATATTCAGCTCATCCCTACAACATATTTTAAGATCACGAAGGCAGAATTGCCAAGCTCGAAGCTATCAATATATGATGATGCACAGAAAAAGTCTATGACAGAGATAGACAATATTGATGAGCTTGATAATGAACCAAAAGAAAGTAAGCCTGCGACCCCCATGAGTCCTCCTTCGATCCATAGTGTCCAAAATGTCAAGTCTCCCGCCAAACAGGTCAAGAAGACTTTATCCAATGACACGCTACCAGCCGTGAGACCTATATCTACAAATCCGAAATCATCGATAGGAATAAAGAATTCGCTATTATATCACTCGGAAACGTTACAATCTTTTTTCAGACGATTAACATTCTCTCCAGATGGAAGTCTACTCTTGACTCCTCTGGGTATCTTCAAAACAGACTCAAATTCAAAGTCACCAAATAAGGCAGAAGGCAGCGAGGACATAACCAACACAGTGTATGTTTATATTAGATCAGGGTTAAACAAGTCGCCTATCTGTCACATACCGGGTTTAAAGAAACCAGCAATAGCCATATCGTTTTCaccaattatatataagGTAAATGAAAAATCTGGAAAGAAGCCGGTTTTCAAGTTACCATATAAAATGATTTTTGCAATAGCCACCCAAGATTCAGTAATAATATATGATACAGTGAATCTAAAGCCATTAGGCTTCGTTTCAAATTTACACTATTCGACAATTACTGACTTATGTTGGAATAAAGATGGACAAAGCATTATTGTCAGCTCTGCTGATGGGTTTTGTTCAAATATAGCATTTGATAACGGAATTTTTGGTGAAGTTCATGCAAATTCGAGTGATAATAGGAAGTTCTGGGAATCAAACTCAAACTCAAACTCAAACGGTAATGGGAATACCATTGTTGAACAACATGAGACCGAAAAGGTGGATAACGGTAAGGTACCAACGGGAAAAGACTCTGATAAGAATGATAAAAAAACCATAATCAATATGCTTAAAGAGAATGAAGTAAAGCTACAAGATCCAACTTCAAGTAACCAATCAGCGACTGATAAACAACAATTTTCTATAGATCTGTTTAGAGCGAAGCCAATAGAGAAGCAAGATTCggaacaattgaagaagaaaaggaaaataGTCCCTACATTAATAactaaataa
- a CDS encoding DEHA2F19096p (similar to uniprot|Q04199 Saccharomyces cerevisiae YML102W CAC2 Component of the chromatin assembly complex (with Rlf2p and Msi1p) that assembles newly synthesized histones onto recently replicated DNA) — protein sequence MMNNDKICSTDDELSTDDEFEYVETEQLDDIIQTSQRQYRPGDNAKSTKNQLDESKEFFDKYADKYLEFTDNNPTTFHVIDYFKRLLEEHGFKYIPEGAAISEEISKRIREGGLFFSVRSDLSIVGFVVGGKWDAGSGIGVIGSHVDSLSIKLKPVSKHKAINGFNMLGVAGYSSTLTELCLDRDFGIGGTILVKNGDGKMTRKLVNSTPHPIAKIPKLAEHFGEIADKKYNQETQMVPIIGYGQNEDEPSEVEKKSPLYGKHSLELLRYISKISETPVDRIIGLDLELFDVQSATRGGLCKEFIFAPRIDDRLCSFAAVYSLIEYSKTFNEDFGEYDDFNAVLLVDNEEIGSGTRTGAKGKFLNAVLDRVIAIRGEKSPAANLAFANSVILSADVTHALNPNFKEAYLKDHYPLPNKGLTIKVDPNGHVMTDTIGQVLLGDIARKENQQLQTFHIRNDGRSGSTIGPALACDTGARVIDVGLPQLSMHSIRAMCGFKEVGLGVNIFKSFFKHWRKSYDEIDY from the coding sequence ATGATGAATAACGATAAAATATGCTCTACGGATGATGAGTTGAGCACGGACGATGAGTTTGAATACGTAGAAACAGAACAATTAGATGATATAATTCAGACAAGCCAGCGTCAATATAGACCAGGAGATAATGCAAAATCAACCAAAAACCAACTAGATGAATCAAAAGAGTTCTTTGATAAGTATGctgataaatatttggaatttaCCGATAATAACCCCACTACATTCCATGTAATTGACTATTTCAAGAGACTATTGGAGGAACATGGGTTTAAATACATTCCAGAAGGAGCTGCTATAAGTGAAGAAATATCGAAGAGGATCAGGGAAGGGGGGCTTTTTTTCAGCGTGAGGTCGGATTTGAGTATCGTGGGATTTGTTGTGGGAGGTAAATGGGATGCGGGTAGTGGAATTGGGGTCATTGGGTCTCACGTTGATTCGCTATCAATTAAACTCAAGCCTGTTTCCAAACATAAAGCTATAAATGGATTTAATATGCTAGGAGTGGCTGGATATAGTTCGACGTTGACGGAGCTATGTTTAGATAGAGACTTTGGAATTGGGGGGACGATACTTGTGAAGAATGGAGACGGTAAAATGACTAGAAAGTTGGTTAATTCGACTCCGCATCCGATTGCAAAAATACCTAAACTAGCAGAGCATTTTGGCGAAATTGCAGACAAAAAATATAACCAGGAGACTCAGATGGTGCCAATTATTGGCTATGGACAGAATGAAGACGAACCTAGCGAAGTGGAGAAAAAGAGCCCATTATATGGCAAGCATTCGTTAGAATTATTACGGTATATATCCAAGATATCGGAAACGCCCGTTGATCGAATAATTGGCCTTGATTTGGAGTTGTTCGATGTTCAAAGCGCCACCAGGGGTGGACTTTGTAAGGAATTCATATTTGCCCCTAGAATTGACGATAGATTGTGTTCATTTGCTGCTGTCTATAGTTTGATTGAGTATAGTAAAACGTTCAATGAAGACTTCGGGgaatatgatgattttaatgCGGTCTTGCTAGTGGATAACGAAGAAATTGGCTCGGGAACTAGAACCGGTGCAAAAGGTAAATTCCTAAACGCCGTTTTGGATAGGGTTATCGCAATCAGAGGTGAAAAGTCACCAGCTGCTAATTTGGCCTTTGCAAACTCTGTAATACTTTCAGCAGATGTAACACACGCATTGAATCCGAATTTTAAAGAAGCGTATTTAAAGGATCATTATCCGCTTCCAAACAAAGGACTCACCATTAAAGTCGATCCGAATGGACATGTCATGACGGATACGATTGGCCAAGTTTTGTTGGGCGATATTGCTCGTAAAGAAAACCAGCAGTTGCAGACATTCCATATTCGAAACGATGGTAGATCGGGTAGCACCATAGGTCCTGCCTTGGCGTGTGATACGGGTGCAAGGGTTATTGATGTTGGATTACCACAATTATCAATGCACAGTATAAGAGCCATGTGTGGTTTTAAAGAAGTTGGTCTTGGAGTTAACATTTTCAAGTCCTTTTTCAAACATTGGAGAAAATCGTACGACGAAATAGACtattaa
- a CDS encoding DEHA2F19118p (weakly similar to CA1812|IPF13879 Candida albicans IPF13879), with the protein MANTELLLDTSATTSFTDQMSSATGLNNLQLVTSLSRDGKHQNAAGISNSANDDILVASSSGGDVTGSFKASSALGTLTLQSSASGSSSGGGAMTSLASNTDSMSSANMGEGNMSNMKMKWAYSSFVVASLILGCI; encoded by the coding sequence ATGGCTAATACAGAATTGCTTTTAGACACATCTGCTACAACTTCATTTACAGACCAAATGAGTTCTGCTACTGGATTAAATAACTTACAATTGGTCACCTCGTTATCCAGGGATGGAAAGCATCAGAATGCTGCTGGAATAAGTAATAGTGCCAACGACGATATATTGGTGGCTTCTTCGTCTGGTGGAGATGTTACAGGTTCGTTCAAAGCTAGCTCGGCACTCGGAACGTTGACGTTACAAAGCAGCGCCTCTGGTAGCTCTAGTGGTGGAGGAGCAATGACATCATTGGCATCAAATACCGACCTGATGTCGTCTGCCAACATGGGTGAAGGCAATATGTCAaatatgaagatgaagtgggcatattcatcatttgtTGTAGCATCGCTTATCCTCGGATGCatataa
- a CDS encoding DEHA2F19140p (weakly similar to uniprot|Q12407 Saccharomyces cerevisiae YDL199C), whose product MSSLLTNKYFKDYYNNPSPTAIGTMIAILEIGALISSFVAGKVGDHIGRRRTIRYGSFIFIIGGLIQTSSINIINLGAGRFISGVAIGFLTTIIPCYQSEISPPDDRGFYACLEFTGNIIGYSTSIWVDYGFSFIENDYSWRTPLAIQCVMGGLLFIGSFVIVETPRWLLDHDHDIEGMIVISDLYGDGDVEDELSKTEYRNIKENILIARVEGGERSYRYMLTKYKKRLSVACFSQMFAQLNGINMVSYYAPMIFESAGWVGRQAILMTGINSIVYVLSTIPPWYLVDGWGRKPLLLSGAVVMGIPLLVISYSLFLDNIYTPNIVVVSVIIFNAAFGASWGPIPWMMNEVLPNSIRSKGAAMSTATNWLFNFIVGEMTPILLDTIKWRTYLISAVSCALSFLCVHFLFPETKGLSLEDMGSVFDDNSSIFSFHSGASSGNNASTTTINNYGAADRDSGIEVRRTSISVETPNHANIVNEAFRQSPASIARNSKAKPELDGLITGNPPPVPPDLSVLDSNVPPQEIEPPSFDVIFKYKVRQLEKPNIFQKAFRAISGDSTFKPPQIDEERTLLSNN is encoded by the coding sequence ATGTCTTCGTTATTGACcaacaaatatttcaaagacTATTACAATAATCCAAGTCCAACGGCGATTGGTACTATGATCGCCATCCTAGAGATTGGTGCTTTGATATCATCGTTCGTTGCGGGTAAAGTTGGTGATCATATCGGAAGAAGACGCACTATACGTTATGGATCGTTTATCTTCATAATCGGGGGGCTTATCCAAACTTCGtcaatcaatattattaacttAGGGGCAGGAAGGTTTATCAGTGGTGTGGCAATTGGGTTTTTGACTACTATCATTCCATGCTATCAGTCTGAAATCAGTCCACCTGATGATAGAGGATTCTATGCGTGCTTAGAATTTACTGGTAACATCATTGGTTACTCTACAAGTATTTGGGTGGATTATGGGTTTTCGTTCATAGAAAATGACTACTCATGGAGAACTCCATTGGCCATCCAATGTGTCATGGGTGGCCTTTTGTTTATTGGATCATTCGTAATCGTAGAAACTCCAAGATGGCTTTTAGATCATGATCatgatattgaaggaaTGATTGTGATTTCTGATTTGTATGGTGATGGTGATGTTGAAGACGAATTATCTAAAACGGAATATAGAAACATTAAGGAAAACATTCTCATCGCAAGAGTGGAAGGAGGGGAACGTTCATATCGTTATATGTTAACTAAGTATAAGAAACGTCTTTCAGTTGCGTGCTTTTCGCAGATGTTTGCACAATTGAATGGTATTAATATGGTTTCCTATTATGCGCCTATGATTTTTGAGCTGGCCGGTTGGGTTGGTAGACAGGCCATTTTAATGACTGGTATTAATTCCATAGTTTACGTATTGAGTACAATTCCGCCATGGTATTTGGTGGATGGTTGGGGCAGAAAGCCGTTATTGTTGTCTGGCGCTGTTGTCATGGGTATACCATTATTAGTGATTTCGTATTCATTATTCCTTGATAACATTTATACCCCAAACATAGTGGTTGTATCGGTGATCATATTCAATGCTGCATTTGGTGCAAGTTGGGGGCCAATCCCATGGATGATGAATGAAGTATTACCTAATAGTATTAGATCTAAAGGTGCTGCCATGTCCACTGCAACTAATTGGCTATTCAACTTCATCGTAGGGGAAATGACCCCAATATTGTTGGATACCATTAAATGGAGAACCTATTTGATCTCAGCCGTCTCGTGtgcattatcatttttatgCGTCCACTTCTTGTTTCCGGAAACAAAGGGGTTGAGCTTAGAGGACATGGGCTCCGTATTTGATGATAACTCGTCTATTTTTTCGTTCCATTCGGGTGCATCCAGTGGAAACAATGCATCAACTACTACTATCAATAACTACGGGGCTGCAGATAGAGATAGCGGTATCGAGGTTCGCAGAACTAGTATCTCCGTTGAAACTCCAAACCATGCAAACATAGTTAATGAAGCATTTCGCCAATCCCCAGCATCAATTGCTCGTAATTCAAAGGCCAAACCAGAGTTAGACGGTCTTATTACTGGTAATCCACCACCCGTACCACCTGACCTCTCGGTCTTGGACTCCAATGTACCTCCACAAGAAATCGAACCACCTTCATTCGAcgtcattttcaaatataaagttCGCCAATTAGAGAAACCAAACATATTCCAAAAGGCTTTCCGTGCAATCTCCGGTGATAGTACGTTCAAACCACCACAGATCGACGAAGAACGTACTTTGCTCTCGAATAATTGA
- a CDS encoding DEHA2F19162p (weakly similar to uniprot|P40357 Saccharomyces cerevisiae YGR009C SEC9 t-SNARE protein important for fusion of secretory vesicles with the plasma membrane) has protein sequence MGIKKMFKKKDPTEGEIRDELTQIGVTTKSDNKTRQEKFGAFKNYAQDRQNAKPGFQPVNPYANVNAGNGNGNPYAQQEAGGDGDGEAMGGNNSSPYDKTTNPYGSRSERANNPYGNGNVGASSRGERAGGRNTQTNPYGGARASGRASGSKPNPYGGVQNDGALADDTESINTAVTGYADPYGNETARASRQSTRRPRAYDEESLDLNAIPSHQAYTPSKPIKRTQMRDDETLDLNDLPEEEDLNLDVDELPEQEQVDSEDDEVEAIKQDIRFIKQESVGSTRNTLRMAQEADASATNTLGMMGSQSERLYNAESNLLLADTQSKIADQKVKDLKRYNRSIFVPAYGNPFNKKSRLRQQEMQIKADKAQEKYLRDTNRKEMYASEQRIKQGISQNATSSDVHQKYRSERDLEAAQRYQFENDSEDDEMEKELANNLDQIGLYSKKLQSSAKTMGNEVDSQNKRLGQIEEDADRLDINVHMNSARLNNIR, from the coding sequence ATGGGTATAAAAAAGATgttcaagaagaaggatCCCACAGAAGGGGAGATCCGAGACGAATTAACCCAAATTGGGGTTACTACCAAGTCAGATAATAAGACAAGACAAGAGAAGTTTGGGGCATTTAAGAACTATGCACAGGATAGGCAAAATGCTAAACCAGGGTTCCAGCCGGTGAATCCATATGCAAACGTGAATGCTGGTAATGGTAATGGGAACCCGTATGCGCAACAAGAAGCTGGTGGTGATGGTGATGGCGAGGCAATGGGTGGTAATAACAGCTCACCGTATGACAAGACGACGAATCCTTATGGAAGTAGGAGTGAAAGAGCGAATAATCCGTATGGAAATGGGAACGTCGGTGCGTCTTCGAGGGGCGAGAGAGCTGGAGGTCGAAACACGCAGACGAATCCATATGGGGGGGCACGGGCATCAGGGAGAGCGAGTGGTTCAAAGCCGAATCCCTATGGAGGGGTGCAAAATGATGGTGCGTTGGCAGACGATACAGAGTCGATAAACACAGCAGTGACAGGATATGCGGACCCGTATGGAAATGAGACTGCTCGTGCGTCGAGACAGAGCACCAGACGTCCGAGGGCGTACGACGAAGAGTCGTTGGATTTGAATGCGATTCCTTCACACCAGGCGTACACGCCCAGCAAACCGATAAAGAGAACGCAGATGCGGGACGATGAAACGTTGGACCTTAATGACTTGcccgaagaagaagacttGAATCTTGATGTCGACGAATTGCCCGAGCAGGAACAGGTGGACTCGGAGGACGACGAGGTTGAGGCCATCAAACAGGATATCAGATTCATTAAGCAGGAATCGGTTGGCTCGACGAGAAATACCTTGAGGATGGCCCAGGAAGCCGATGCGTCAGCGACTAACACCCTTGGAATGATGGGGTCTCAATCAGAAAGATTGTACAATGCCGAGCTGAACTTGTTGTTGGCGGATACTCAGAGTAAAATTGCCGATCAAAAGGTTAAAGACTTGAAGAGGTACAATAGATCGATATTTGTGCCTGCTTATGGTAATCCCTTCAACAAGAAATCTAGATTGCGTCAACAAGAAATGCAAATCAAGGCCGATAAGGCGCAAGAAAAATACCTTAGAGATACCAACCGTAAAGAAATGTATGCTAGTGAACAAAGAATCAAACAGGGTATAAGTCAAAACGCCACTAGTTCCGACGTGCATCAAAAATACAGAAGTGAACGAGATTTGGAGGCAGCCCAGAGGTATCAATTCGAAAACGATAGTGAGGACGACGAAATGGAAAAGGAGTTGGCCAACAATTTGGACCAGATTGGATTGTATTCCAAGAAATTGCAAAGCTCGGCGAAGACTATGGGTAATGAAGTTGATAGTCAAAATAAGAGATTAGGAcagattgaagaagatgcCGATAGATTAGATATTAACGTGCACATGAACAGTGCCAGATTGAACAACATTCGATAA
- a CDS encoding DEHA2F19184p (some similarities with CA2041|IPF12944 Candida albicans IPF12944): MAVHYLEESRSTTDIKKRKIEGKESIDKMFLSIKNEEFRVSESGTVINGRSGLVTPSKSNDEKVREISGVGDGSEMDTREDECPCGYFHGPGESGHHDIRAVGFTSQPLLRGPD, translated from the coding sequence ATGGCAGTTCATTATTTAGAAGAGAGTCGTAGTACGACGGAtattaaaaaaagaaagatagAAGGTAAAGAAAGTATAGACAAGATGTTTTTGAGCATaaagaatgaagaatttagGGTTTCAGAGAGTGGAACAGTGATTAACGGGCGTAGTGGGCTCGTTACACCTTCGAAGAGTAACGATGAGAAGGTGCGCGAGATTTCGGGGGTCGGAGATGGATCTGAGATGGACACCCGAGAAGACGAATGTCCATGTGGATATTTTCATGGGCCAGGTGAAAGTGGACATCATGATATAAGGGCTGTTGGGTTTACCAGTCAGCCGTTACTTCGGGGACCTGATTAG
- a CDS encoding DEHA2F19206p (no similarity): MRMALTIELCYYITQLLITKPSTKTHDPKLVQKNELQSYNLSCEIITLVERIDYKRCALLHLMPYALYISTVCLFFNYHSPNTSIRETSYINCRKGVSIMKCMSELIPVANVYYEIKIVKSDWKVQFDLKENNEDLNNLEVL; encoded by the coding sequence ATGAGAATGGCACTTACTATAGAGCtttgttattatattaCTCAGTTGTTAATCACCAAGCCATCCACAAAAACACACGATCCTAAGTTAGTACAGAAGAATGAATTGCAATCATATAATCTTAGCTGCGAAATTATAACATTAGTTGAAAGGATCGACTATAAAAGATGTGCTTTACTACATCTAATGCCATATGCGTTGTATATTAGTACAGTATGCTTATTCTTTAACTATCATTCACCAAATACTAGCATTAGAGAGACTTCGTACATAAACTGTCGAAAGGGagtttcaataatgaaatgtATGTCAGAATTAATTCCTGTTGCAAACGTGTattatgaaataaaaatagtCAAATCAGATTGGAAGGTGcaatttgatttgaaagaaaataatgaggatttgaataatttagaagTACTTTAA
- a CDS encoding DEHA2F19228p (similar to uniprot|P32495 Saccharomyces cerevisiae YDL208W NHP2 Nuclear protein related to mammalian high mobility group (HMG) proteins): protein MAKKEKVSKSEDAEDNYEKRMSAVLPFATPLASKKLNKKVLKTVKKASKAKHVKRGVKEVVKALRKGEKGLVVIAGDISPPDVISHIPVLCEDTSVPFVFIPSKEDLGSAGATKRPTSCVMVVPGGGKSSKNASKTDEYREGFDEVVKEISTLE from the coding sequence ATGGCTAAGAAGGAAAAGGTTTCTAAATCAGAAGACGCTGAAGATAACTACGAAAAGAGAATGTCGGCAGTTTTGCCATTCGCTACACCATTGGcatcaaagaaattaaataagaaAGTCTTAAAGACCGTTAAGAAGGCATCTAAGGCCAAGCATGTCAAGAGAGGTGTTAAGGAAGTCGTCAAAGCATTGAGAAAGGGTGAAAAGGGATTAGTTGTCATTGCTGGTGATATTTCACCACCAGACGTCATTTCACACATCCCAGTTTTATGTGAAGATACTTCGGTGCCATTTGTGTTCATTCCATCGAAAGAAGACTTAGGATCTGCAGGTGCTACCAAGAGACCAACCTCGTGTGTTATGGTTGTTCCAGGCGGTGGTAAGTCGAGCAAAAATGCTAGCAAGACTGATGAATATAGAGAAGGATTTGACGAAGTTGTTAAGGAAATTTCAACTTTAGAATAA
- a CDS encoding DEHA2F19250p (weakly similar to CA4241|IPF8177 Candida albicans IPF8177), with product MAPPDTKYPYKASSLRKRRRNFSPSTTPYSNDGLLALDDPKPKSQSTIRTGGQDNVPDDNKVVNSLNKLGTKVSVSEKQKQLNIKLLLCMSEAEYFESREDDISKYLKESFGISGIALSKPVEGVIDRIFFIYGDIISISRAAVYVAFVLNARLNNLIPSESYTLKSPNYNINVLLQGSYNDAVSYSGINKVADNCGLREFDISSPFNYNNNPRLVSIRLKGDFSALLNFLMLTIDASLSSAQTRIDYNDHSKINQSRTVNVFDNAGLFQVQDVNKGVLDKHVNNVLEYVYSKSFLKPTSDVGSE from the coding sequence ATGGCACCTCCAGATACTAAATATCCATATAAGGCATCTTCCTTGAGAAAGAGGAGACGAAATTTCTCTCCTTCGACTACACCATATTCAAATGATGGGTTGCTAGCACTAGATGATCCAAAGCCGAAGAGCCAGTCTACAATTAGAACCGGTGGGCAAGATAACGTTCCAGACGACAATAAAGTGGTGAATAGCTTGAATAAGTTGGGTACTAAAGTCTCAGTAAGTGAGAAAcagaaacaattgaatattaaacTCTTACTATGCATGTCAGAGgcagaatattttgaatctaGAGAAGACGATATAagcaaatatttgaaagaaagCTTTGGGATAAGTGGCATAGCACTATCAAAACCGGTAGAGGGGGTTATAGAtcgaattttttttatatatggGGATATTATTTCGATATCAAGAGCAGCAGTATACGTTGCGTTCGTGTTGAATGCaagattgaataatttgattcCGAGTGAATCTTACACATTGAAGTCAccaaattataatataaacgTGCTTCTCCAAGGGTCGTACAACGACGCAGTACTGTACTCGGGAATAAATAAAGTGGCTGATAATTGTGGGTTGAGAGAATTCGACATATCGAGTCCTTTCAACTATAACAATAACCCTCGGTTGGTATCAATACGATTAAAAGGTGACTTCAGTGCTTTGCTTAATTTCCTAATGTTGACTATAGATGCATCTTTATCTTCGGCGCAGACAAGAATTGATTATAATGACcattccaaaatcaatcagTCGAGGACTGTTAACGTATTTGATAATGCTGGCTTGTTCCAAGTACAAGATGTTAACAAGGGAGTCTTAGATAAACATGTAAATAATGTTTTAGAATACGTTTACTCTAAATCGTTTCTTAAGCCTACATCAGATGTGGGAAGcgaataa